The Pyxidicoccus sp. MSG2 DNA segment TGTCGCGGGCGACATCCAGCTTCGCGTGCCGGCGGCGGTGCTGGCGTCGACCACGTTCCCCGCCACCGTGGCGCCCGTCATCTCCCCGGAGTTCGGCATGGACCAGCCCGTCCCCGGTCCCTTGTCCACCCTGCTGGATGAGCCCGCGGTGGCCTCGAATGGCTCGAACCACCTCGTCGCCTGGAAGGACTACCGCCAGGGGACGTACCAGCTCTACGGCACACGCGTCACGAGCGCGGGAGTCGTCCAGGATGTCTGGGGCCTTCGCTTCACGAACGGCACAGTCACCCCCGACCGTCCCAAGGTGGCCTCCAACGGCACGGACTATCTGGTGGTCTGGTCGGCTCCGATGGGAGGTGGAACCCACCAGGCCCAGGCCACGCGCGTTTCATCCAGCGACGCACAGCCGGACATCGCGCCGTTCGTCATCCTTCCCGATGAAAACACGCAGCAGCTCGCTGCATCGGTGGCCTCGAATGGGACGGACTATCTCGTCGCCTGGAGGAACAACACCGCCTCACTCGCTAGCCTGCGCGGCACCCGGCTGTCCGGCACGGGGACCATCCTGGACCCGGCGGGACTGACGCTCGCCACGAACACGAAGAGCCTCATCCCCGAATCCGACATGGCGTCCAACGGCACGGACTACCTGGTCGTCTGGGATGACGAGCGCGACAATGGCGTGGGCGACATCTACGGAACGCGAGTGACGAGCACGGGGACCGTGCAGGACCCGCAGGGCATCGCCATTGCCACGGGTGAGAAGTCCCATCGCAATCCGGCGGTGGCCTCGAACGGTACGGACTACCTCGTCGCCTGGACGGACAGGCGCAGCGACGCGGAGGGAGACGTCTTCGCGGCACGGGTGACAAGCAGCACGGGTGCGGTGGAGGACAGCTCTGGCATCGCCGTCTCCGCGACGACTGGCCAGCAGGCCCTGCCGGCGGTGGCGTCCGATGGCACGGGTTATCTCGTCTCCTGGACGGATACCCGCTCGGTCAGCTTCGATGCGGAACTCCATGCCGCACGCGTCTCGCCCATTGGAACGGTGCTGGACCCAGAGGGCCTGAGACTCTCTTCCTATAGCAGCAAGTATGATGCTCCGGCGCTGACCTTCAACGGGTTGGACTACTTCATTGCCTGGAGTGGTGGGTCCTCCCTCCGCGGCATGCGGGTGACGCTCGCGGGGGAAGGCTCGGATGCGCCAGGCATTCCACTCGTGACGTCCGCCAGCAGGCAACGGACACCCGCTGTCGCCTCCAATGGCACCCAGTACCTCGTCGTCTGGTACGACAACCGGGACAACGGCGAGAACATCATCGCCGTGCGGGTCTCCGCCACCGGAGAGGTGCTGGACACGTCGGGGCTCGCCATCGACCTCTCGTCCGCGGGAGGCGGCGGATACGGCCCGGTGGTGGCATCGAATGGGACGGACTACCTCGTCGTCTGGAAGGCCCAACGCGGGGCCGAGTCTCGCTTCGTCAGCACACGCGTCACGAGCCAGGGCCAGGTGCTGCATCCCCAGGGACGTCCCATCTCTCCAGCGTCGCTCCCATTCGTCATTTCGCCATCCATCGCCTCGAACGGTACGGACTATCTCGTCGCCTTCACCGCGAGTCGGCTCACCGAGCCGGGCTCACGAGTCGTGGGCGTCCGGATCTCGAGCGAGGGTGAGGCCCTGGATGCCTCCGAGCTGCGCATCTGCGAAAACCCCGAGAGCTTTCCGGACGACCCGAAGGTGGCATCCAATGGCACGGACTACCTTGTCGTCTGGTCCGACAGTCGAAACAGCACCGCCGACATCTATGGCGCGCGCGTGACGAACGCCGGGGCCGTGGTGGACCCGGCGGGAATCGCCATCACCACGGCGAATGACAATCAGCGGAATCCCGCGGTGGCCTCCAACGGCACGGACTACCTCGTGGTCTGGGGAGATTTCCGCAGGAGCAGCTCGTCCGACGTCTACGGGGCAAGAGTGGCGAGCACGGGTGAGGTGCTCGACCCGGAGAGCATCGCCATCTCGACGGCGACCCGCTGGCAGCAGCTTCCCTCCATCACCTCGCTGGGGACCGAGTATCTCGTCGTCTGGCAGGACCATCGGGTCTCCACGAGCGACCCCAACATCCAGGGAGCCCGGGTGACGGGCGCGGGCCTGGTGCGCGAGTCGCAGGGCTTCGTCATCTCGGGCAACCCCGAGCCCGAGGAGACACCCGCGGTGGTTTCTGGAGACGGTCGGACGGCCCTCGTGGTCTATGACGTCGACGCCAACTCTGAACCCTTCTGGGATCGTCGCATTCGCGGACGGCTCGTGACGTTCAGCGACAACCGGCCGCCCTCGGCGGAGTCCCTCTCCCTGTCCACGCCGGAGGACACACCCCTGTCTGTGTTGCTCCACGCGATGGATCCGGAGGGTCAGAGCCTGACCTACGACCTCGTGTCGCCGCCGCGTCACGGTGTGCTGACGGGCACCGGCGACAGCCGGACCTATACGCCCGCGGCTCACTCCTTCGGGCCGGACAGCTTCACCTTCCGGGTGTCGGATGGAGAGTTCTTCTCGGCAATCGCCACCGTGACGCTTCAGGTGACCTCCGTGAATGACGTGCCCTCCGTGCCCCTGCTCCTCGCTCCAGCCGAGGACGCGCTGCTCACGAGCGGGCTCGTCACGTTCCAGTGGCAACCCTCCACGGACGCAGATGGCGATGCCCTCAGCTATGACCTGGAAATCTTCCAGGGGGACACCCGCCTTCGCCTCCACCGTACGGCGGAGACACGTCGGCCCCTGGTCGATGGCGAGCAGTTGCCTCCGGGGAACTATTCCTGGAGCGTCAAGGCCGTGGACTCGCACGACGTCGCCAGCGCCGCTTCCCCCGCGCGTGCGTTCACCATCGAGAACGAGGACACGGCAGACGCGGGCTCCACGGATGGAGGGACTGACGCGGGTGAACCGGATGCCGGCCCCCCGGATGCCGGCCCCCCGGATGCCGGCGAGGAAACGGACGCGGGCTCCGTGGACTCGGGTGTCCCGGATGCGGGCCCGCAGGGCAATGACGCGGGCACAGAGCCGCCTCCCGTCGGCAATCCTCCCGACGTGTCGGGCTGCGGCTGCAACCCGGTACCAAGCACGGCGCCCGCCGCGCCGCTACTCCTGGCGGCCCTCGGACTGATGGCCCGCGGGTCCCGCCGCCGTCGACCCCTGCCAGGCTGCTGACGAAGGGCCTTTCCAGGCCCTTCGTCTCTTCAGCGCCCGGGCTTCGTGCGTCGGTTACGGAAGCCGCCGGAGGACGAACACGGCGCCGCTGGACTTCGTGCCTCCGATGAAGAGCCCGGCTGCGCTCGTCGACGCCGCGTTTCCGATCTCCGACCAGCTCTCGTCCGAATCGAGCGTCACCGGTCCCGACCAGACTCCCGCCGACGAACGCTCGACCGCGACCAGCGAGCTCTCGTCGAAATCGTTCGTCGAGTCGTTCCAGTCCTCGAAGTGATACTGGCGCGCCGCGATCAACACCAGCCCGCTCCCCGGCCGCTGCGCGACCACGGGCAGATAGTGATCGATCGATTCGATCGACGACTCTGTCTCCTCGTAATAGGAGGTCAGCCCCCCGATCGCCTCCTGGATGAACGACCCGCTGCTGCTCATCCGATACAGGCGCAGCGGACTCTCCGTGGTCACCCACAAGGTACCGTCGACCCAGGCCGACATCTGCCCGGACGGGAATCCCAGCTGCACCGAGAGCCGCGGCCCGAGCGGGCCTGCGCCCTGATTGGCGAGCCGCCGTGCGTAGATTCCATCCGGAGCCCGGTACGTCACCCAGATCGCATCCGGCGCAATCACCAGACTCGTGCTGCGCCAGGTCAGGGTCCGCGACGCGCTGTCGAGCGTATGGACCGCGCCGGAGCAAGCAGTCGCGAGGTCGTACGAGGACAGTCGATACTGTCCGTTGGTGAGGTTGTCGCCGTCGTTCCACGTGTACCAGACCCGTCCCTGGCCATCGACGTCGGCGCTGACGTCATTGACGATTCCCACCGGCGTGATGCGTGTCCAAGCGCTCCACGACGATCCATTCCAGCTCTTCACGAAGAGCGCGTACATCAGACCGTCGGCGTCGAGAATCGCGCGCGAATACCGCGCGGAGATGATCACCACCACCGGCGCCGCGCCGAGCGAGCTCTTGTTGGCGGACCCCACGAAGACCCGCCCCATCACCTCCGCCGTGCGGCCGTTGTAGGTCGGCAGTCCTCCGTCGATGCGCTCCGGCGAGGACCAGGAGCCGCCCTGGAGCTTGCGGAAGAAAACGCCGGCTCCCGTATATCCCGGTAGGTAGTCTCGGGAGACCAGCGCCGCGCTGCCGTCGTTGAACGCGGTCATGTGGCTCCATGACGCGAGCGAAGCGGAATCATCGAGCAGCGTCTGCCAGGTCTGTGCTCCGGCCGCTCCGGGCAGGAGCACCGCGAGCCCGAGCAGGACCGCGACGAGCGACATCCGCGCGGACGATCGTTGGATTCGACCCATCGAAGAGAACATGTTTCCTCCGTGTGATATCAAAGCGCCGGATCTCCCCGAAAAACAGGGAATCGACGAGCGCGACAACCTAGCAGGCCTTGGGCATGACGAACGTCAACTTCCGGTTGTCCTGCTGATTGGTCATCCGCGTGCGTCCGGCCCCCGTGGGTCCCTGCGCGGTGGGAGGCCCCTGCCACAGCTCGGCTCGCAGGAGGCGGTCCAGGTCAAGCCGACGCGGCATGAACCGAGCTCCCCATGGTATAGACGCGGCTGCATCTTCCGGGTCCTCATCATGGCGTTCTTCGGCTGCTGCGGGCCCGTGTGGATGAA contains these protein-coding regions:
- a CDS encoding cadherin-like domain-containing protein; amino-acid sequence: MSPSLAARPQPLFGMLIALTLLSCQTSSAPENDSPGAAVSAPPETSVPFDVSAVIRQVHFAFRPDGAGWSGGHTTYGVRAGVDGLTLTPVSHPRVTRGEVSAQRARDTGAVVKGAPLSLGAMRWHRGSRPAPAGEVQGRLEQAGHLALTREGFVETIRNTEEGVRQEWGFSSEPGGRGDLTLALSAKGLAYSGDSASGLHFKDARTGLGFRYGHTAWVEASGRSTPLQARYVAGDIQLRVPAAVLASTTFPATVAPVISPEFGMDQPVPGPLSTLLDEPAVASNGSNHLVAWKDYRQGTYQLYGTRVTSAGVVQDVWGLRFTNGTVTPDRPKVASNGTDYLVVWSAPMGGGTHQAQATRVSSSDAQPDIAPFVILPDENTQQLAASVASNGTDYLVAWRNNTASLASLRGTRLSGTGTILDPAGLTLATNTKSLIPESDMASNGTDYLVVWDDERDNGVGDIYGTRVTSTGTVQDPQGIAIATGEKSHRNPAVASNGTDYLVAWTDRRSDAEGDVFAARVTSSTGAVEDSSGIAVSATTGQQALPAVASDGTGYLVSWTDTRSVSFDAELHAARVSPIGTVLDPEGLRLSSYSSKYDAPALTFNGLDYFIAWSGGSSLRGMRVTLAGEGSDAPGIPLVTSASRQRTPAVASNGTQYLVVWYDNRDNGENIIAVRVSATGEVLDTSGLAIDLSSAGGGGYGPVVASNGTDYLVVWKAQRGAESRFVSTRVTSQGQVLHPQGRPISPASLPFVISPSIASNGTDYLVAFTASRLTEPGSRVVGVRISSEGEALDASELRICENPESFPDDPKVASNGTDYLVVWSDSRNSTADIYGARVTNAGAVVDPAGIAITTANDNQRNPAVASNGTDYLVVWGDFRRSSSSDVYGARVASTGEVLDPESIAISTATRWQQLPSITSLGTEYLVVWQDHRVSTSDPNIQGARVTGAGLVRESQGFVISGNPEPEETPAVVSGDGRTALVVYDVDANSEPFWDRRIRGRLVTFSDNRPPSAESLSLSTPEDTPLSVLLHAMDPEGQSLTYDLVSPPRHGVLTGTGDSRTYTPAAHSFGPDSFTFRVSDGEFFSAIATVTLQVTSVNDVPSVPLLLAPAEDALLTSGLVTFQWQPSTDADGDALSYDLEIFQGDTRLRLHRTAETRRPLVDGEQLPPGNYSWSVKAVDSHDVASAASPARAFTIENEDTADAGSTDGGTDAGEPDAGPPDAGPPDAGEETDAGSVDSGVPDAGPQGNDAGTEPPPVGNPPDVSGCGCNPVPSTAPAAPLLLAALGLMARGSRRRRPLPGC